In Sphaeramia orbicularis chromosome 1, fSphaOr1.1, whole genome shotgun sequence, a genomic segment contains:
- the tefm gene encoding transcription elongation factor, mitochondrial: protein MMWVARRFLSSVAQRGQSGLFRRPQHGCLPELEPRYLQCTCCWRSRIPVAGFETLNASIAASVPCRDADSKPLDDCYTSEERDAILRLLNTATQAELAGVKLLRGRKSLNIVEYRTKNGPFKSLESVVNVPLLKHKSAVIVFNSILNPVKKERKVKIQLAKFIRPEVDRSWLEDASSIVSLICGTNKIAWAHVDRGMTVQDWQQLECPNFLKGTYIASAYLTDVSAVVDLLPSADFYIIEKPSISVQNTALFPVMAHLRTVEAMLFALLEPRNTQPESNIPPRVLNMMRTAVGRHFGLMVGESRTSGAQTVRQLMTESVTQKFPRINFPSEMLVKYRNSFQMGSRRGGDELCDALLQAVAFYELLSESST from the exons atgATGTGGGTCGCCAGGCGGTTTCTGTCATCGGTGGCTCAGAGAG GTCAGTCTGGCTTGTTTCGACGTCCTCAACACGGCTGCCTGCCCGAGCTGGAGCCCCGGTATCTGCAGTGCACATGCTGCTGGAGGAGCCGTATTCCCGTGGCCGGCTTTGAGACCTTGAATGCCTCCATCGCCGCCTCTGTACCCTGCAGAGACGCCGACAGCAAACCTCTGGATGACTGCTATACTTCCGAGGAGCGAGATGCCATCCTGCGGCTGCTCAACACCGCCACACAGGCAGAGCTGGCCGGTGTCAAACTGCTGCGGGGCCGCAAGTCGCTCAACATTGTAGAGTATAGGACCAAGAATGGACCTTTTAAAAGCCTGGAAAGTGTCGTGAATGTCCCCCTGCTGAAGCACAAAAGTGCAGTCATTGTCTTCAATTCAATTCTCAACCCGGTTAAGAAAGAGAGGAAAGTAAAGATTCAGCTGGCCAAGTTCATCAGGCCAGAGGTGGACAGGTCCTGGCTGGAG GATGCCAGTTCCATAGTGTCTTTAATCTGTGGGACTAATAAAATCGCTTGGGCACACGTCGATCGTGGGATGACAGTTCAGGATTGGCAGCAGCTGGAATGTCCTAATTTCCTGAAGGGAACATACATAGCATCTGCTTACCTGACTGAT GTTTCTGCAGTTGTGGATCTCCTTCCTTCAGCTGACTTCTACATTATTGAGAAACCCTCCATCTCTGTCCAGAATACTGCTCTGTTCCCTGTCATGGCCCACTTGAGGACAGTGGAGGCCATGCTCTTCGCTCTGCTGGAGCCCAGGAACACACAACCAGAGTCCAACATTCCTCCCAG AGTTTTAAATATGATGCGTACTGCTGTGGGACGCCACTTTGGACTCATGGTGGGCGAGTCACGGACGAGCGGGGCACAGACTGTGCGACAGCTGATGACAGAATCTGTGACTCAGAAGTTTCCCAGGATAAACTTCCCTTCGGAGATGCTGGTGAAGTACAGGAATTCGTTCCAGATGGGCAGCCGAAGGGGTGGAGATGAACTCTGTGACGCTCTACTTCAGGCTGTGGCTTTTTATGAGCTGCTCAGTGAATCCTCTACATAA
- the atad5b gene encoding ATPase family AAA domain-containing protein 5b isoform X3, with amino-acid sequence MNVENSVMRNKLKLNKKCKDGAYPREDKTQETEVVVPSSKHSENNKYDANTVYPQQELRKTCRTEDTKIAPIFLCSSQFRKSKKTSDGKLDLYVDKPKKQVLPSENSHLQHVKNEPSSNPVCHLSESDTVGTHVSTWRAKLSSSALHSCLQEIQTSKPTFVVQKVFNTLQKKTSQSLHDIASTVKYPSYTSSLPSLHNHFKEKRKRDHESLENVSKRLKPSITAEVNVSTDEFHTLPEGVQNSPVLSVKKQPTSRRLSRTHRLKCGSGRVHLVNNCESDSELMNHSKSETVSPNASDFQREFSYENVPWTEKYSPQHSTEVIGNSTAVHKLHSWLKKWKLRADCDDRRKFEEKQHEKSNDSWDCGDFQNEVGSEDTREEPLCNTMLITGPPGVGKTASVYACAVELGFKVFEVNCSSQRNGRQVLYQLKEATQSHLVETSGKDSLKPAFFSNFNTSSCPAKPDSLPAKTVVSRNVISTSKKKPSQNRRGKANPATATLTNYFKMKAKADCLHWGGPSLSDKPDSKTFNEPSPDSDQTVPQNKKAATSLILFEEVDVIFDDDVGFLIAIKTFMTTTKRPVILTTNDHLFRERFNCSLEEIVFKPLSVADVCSYLQLVCLTENVKLDLDDVISLFRLTRGDIRRCLLQLQFWANSSRGLSKDPRGCSGCTANMLGLQTVTQNNLLQLLDLWTEAQMSKFLKPLLESWRTAVPLLYSNLELLLFKDRPILVKATFPGPHIELAAPNTHVDTKKLEGNVCQQPTLPSSNSVKNISRLSRRKHVSIIVNGAKKTHRKSAPLSQTHQRAQSSDSNTEQRANRVEANCLGALTDLFDLMSYLDATLPAAQPLISGPCHPGESFWAGAEIRDGLLDEMAEEDVKSCSQERLLEIQAAVEGLGFHRCWQQVSEVWTEAQRCRQDSVRWSAPASSNKQKVSFSFQPLHLSSASKKRYDLNRTVLSCRPFSLMGNRQAISVDYMPVICLICRSHKEQKQQKKDDTERCLKYFSHLDVGLSRSTLRLLVEDVSLR; translated from the exons ATGAATGTGGAGAACTCTGTAAtgagaaacaaactaaaactaaacaaaaagtgTAAAGATGGAGCGTACCCAAGAGAAGATAAAACGCAGGAGACCGAGGTAGTGGTACCCTCATCAAAACATtcagaaaataacaaatatgACGCAAATACTGTTTATCCGCAACAGGAGCTGAGGAAGACCTGTAGGACAGAAGATactaaaattgcacctattttctTGTGCTCGTCGCAGTTCAGAAAAAGTAAAAAGACAAGCGATGGCAAGCTGGATTTGTATGTAGATAAGCCTAAGAAACAAGTGCTCCCTTCCGAAAATAGTCACTTACAGCATGTGAAAAATGAACCGTCTTCAAACCCAGTGTGTCACCTGTCAGAGTCAGACACAGTGGGGACACATGTGTCCACCTGGAGGGCAAAGCTGTCCTCCTCAGCCTTGCACAGCTGTCTGCAAGAAATCCAGACGTCTAAACCGACATTTGTAGTCCAAAAAGTGTTCAACACTCTGCAGAAGAAAACCAGTCAAAGTCTGCACGATATTGCATCCACGG TAAAATATCCTTCTTATACAAGCTCTCTGCCATCCCTACACAACCACTTTAAAGAGAAGAGGAAAAGAGACCACGAAAGCTTGGAGAACGTATCTAAACGTTTGAAGCCAAGCATCACTGCAGAGGTCAACGTTAGCACAGATGAGTTTCACACCTTGCCTGAGGGTGTTCAGAATAGTCCTGTCCTCTCAGTAAAAAAGCAGCCCACAAGCAGGAGATTAAGCCGCACCCACAGACTGAAATGTGGGAGTGGGAGAGTACATCTGGTGAACAACTGTGAGTCAGATTCTGAATTGATGAATCACAGTAAATCAGAGACCGTGTCACCCAATGCCTCTGATTTCCAAAGAG AGTTCAGTTATGAGAATGTTCCTTGGACAGAAAAATACAGCCCTCAGCATTCAACTGAAGTCATTGGCAATTCAACAGCCGTGCATAAACTGCATAG CTGGTTGAAGAAATGGAAACTAAGAGCTGACTGTGATGACAGGAGAAAATTTGaggaaaaacaacatgaaaaaagcaatg ACTCATGGGACTGTGGAGACTTTCAGAATGAGGTGGGATCAGAGGACACCAGAGAGGAGCCTCTGTGTAACACCATGCTGATTACAGGACCTCCAGGGGTCGGAAAGACTGCCTCGGTGTACGCCTGCGCTGTTGAGCTTGGTTTCAAG GTATTTGAGGTTAACTGCTCCTCACAGCGCAATGGCCGCCAAGTTTTGTACCAGCTGAAGGAAGCAACACAGTCCCACCTGGTGGAGACATCAGGAAAAGACTCACTAAAACCAGCCTTCTTCAGCAACTTCAACACCAGCAGCTGCCCAGCTAAACCTGACAGTTTACCCG caaaaactgTGGTTTCCAGAAATGTGATCTCTACTTCAAAAAAGAAACCATCACAGAACAGAAGGGGAAAAGCTAATCCAGCCACAGCCACTTTGACCAACTACTTCAAGATGAAGGCCAAAGCAGATTGCTTGCACTGGGGTGGCCCGTCATTATCTGACAAACCAGACAGCAAGACATTCAATGAGCCATCACCAGACTCTGATCAAACAGTGCCGCAGAACAAAAAGGCAGCCACATCACTCATTCTGTTTGAGGAG GTCGATGTCATATTTGATGATGATGTGGGATTCCTCATAGCCATCAAGACTTTCATGACAACCACTAAAAGGCCAGTTATTCTGACCACCAATG ATCATTTATTCCGAGAGAGGTTCAACTGCAGTTTAGAGGAAATTGTTTTCAAACCCCTCTCAGTG GCGGATGTCTGTAGCTACCTGCAGTTGGTGTGTTTGACTGAGAATGTGAAGCTGGATTTAGATGACGTCATCAGCCTCTTCAGACTGACACGAGGTGACATCAGACGCTGCCTGTTGCAGCTACAGTTCTGGGCAAACAGCAGCAGAGGCCTGTCAAAGGATCCTAGAG GTTGTAGTGGCTGCACTGCCAACATGCTGGGTCTTCAAACTGTGACTCAAAACAATCTACTGCAGCTCCTAGAT TTGTGGACAGAAGCACAAATGAGTAAATTCCTGAAGCCCCTACTTGAGAGCTGGAGAACAGCTGTACCCCTTCTGTACTCCAATCTGGAACTTCTTCTATTCAAAGACAGACCTATCCTGGTTAAGGCAACATTTCCTGGACCACACATTGAGTTAGCCGCCCCTAACACCCATGTTGACACAAAAAAACTGGAAGGGAATGTCTGTCAACAGCCAACTTTACCCAGCAGCAACTCTGTTAAGAACATCTCCAGGCTTAGCAGAAGAAAGCATGTTTCTATTATTGTGAATGGTGCAAAAAAAACTCACAGGAAATCTGCTCCACTGAGCCAGACTCATCAAAGAGCCCAGAGTTCAGACAGCAACACTGAACAAAGAGCAAACAGAGTGGAAGCCAACTGTTTAGGGGCTTTGACTGACTTGTTTGATCTCATGTCATACCTCGATGCAACACTGCCAGCAGCACAACCACTTATTTCAGGCCCGTGCCACCCAGGGGAGTCATTCTGGGCAGGAGCAGAGATACGGGATGGACTGCTGGATGAGATGGCAGAGGAAGATGTGAAGAGTTGTAGCCAAGAGAGGCTGTTGGAGATTCAGGCAGCTGTGGAGGGTTTGGGGTTTCACAGGTGCTGGCAGCAGGTGTCTGAGGTGTGGACTGAAGCCCAGCGATGCAGGCAGGACTCAGTGAGATGGTCAGCCCCAGCCTCTTCCAATAAACAaaaagttagttttagttttcaacCTTTGCATTTGTCAAG TGCATCTAAAAAGAGATATGACCTAAACAGGACAGTGCTCAGTTGTCGACCCTTCAGCCTGATGGGAAACAGACAAGCCATCAGCGTTGACTACATGCCagtcatctgtctcatctgtcgCTCTCACAAGGAACAGAAACAGCAAAAGAAAGATGACACAGAAAG GTGTCTGAAGTATTTCAGCCACTTGGACGTGGGGCTGTCAAGATCAACACTTCGACTCCTTGTAGAAGATGTCTCCTTAAGATAA
- the atad5b gene encoding ATPase family AAA domain-containing protein 5b isoform X2, which translates to MNVENSVMRNKLKLNKKCKDGAYPREDKTQETEVVVPSSKHSENNKYDANTVYPQQELRKTCRTEDTKIAPIFLCSSQFRKSKKTSDGKLDLYVDKPKKQVLPSENSHLQHVKNEPSSNPVCHLSESDTVGTHVSTWRAKLSSSALHSCLQEIQTSKPTFVVQKVFNTLQKKTSQSLHDIASTVKYPSYTSSLPSLHNHFKEKRKRDHESLENVSKRLKPSITAEVNVSTDEFHTLPEGVQNSPVLSVKKQPTSRRLSRTHRLKCGSGRVHLVNNCESDSELMNHSKSETVSPNASDFQREFSYENVPWTEKYSPQHSTEVIGNSTAVHKLHSWLKKWKLRADCDDRRKFEEKQHEKSNDSWDCGDFQNEVGSEDTREEPLCNTMLITGPPGVGKTASVYACAVELGFKVFEVNCSSQRNGRQVLYQLKEATQSHLVETSGKDSLKPAFFSNFNTSSCPAKPDSLPAKTVVSRNVISTSKKKPSQNRRGKANPATATLTNYFKMKAKADCLHWGGPSLSDKPDSKTFNEPSPDSDQTVPQNKKAATSLILFEEVDVIFDDDVGFLIAIKTFMTTTKRPVILTTNDHLFRERFNCSLEEIVFKPLSVADVCSYLQLVCLTENVKLDLDDVISLFRLTRGDIRRCLLQLQFWANSSRGLSKDPRGCSGCTANMLGLQTVTQNNLLQLLDQLWTEAQMSKFLKPLLESWRTAVPLLYSNLELLLFKDRPILVKATFPGPHIELAAPNTHVDTKKLEGNVCQQPTLPSSNSVKNISRLSRRKHVSIIVNGAKKTHRKSAPLSQTHQRAQSSDSNTEQRANRVEANCLGALTDLFDLMSYLDATLPAAQPLISGPCHPGESFWAGAEIRDGLLDEMAEEDVKSCSQERLLEIQAAVEGLGFHRCWQQVSEVWTEAQRCRQDSVRWSAPASSNKQKVSFSFQPLHLSSASKKRYDLNRTVLSCRPFSLMGNRQAISVDYMPVICLICRSHKEQKQQKKDDTERCLKYFSHLDVGLSRSTLRLLVEDVSLR; encoded by the exons ATGAATGTGGAGAACTCTGTAAtgagaaacaaactaaaactaaacaaaaagtgTAAAGATGGAGCGTACCCAAGAGAAGATAAAACGCAGGAGACCGAGGTAGTGGTACCCTCATCAAAACATtcagaaaataacaaatatgACGCAAATACTGTTTATCCGCAACAGGAGCTGAGGAAGACCTGTAGGACAGAAGATactaaaattgcacctattttctTGTGCTCGTCGCAGTTCAGAAAAAGTAAAAAGACAAGCGATGGCAAGCTGGATTTGTATGTAGATAAGCCTAAGAAACAAGTGCTCCCTTCCGAAAATAGTCACTTACAGCATGTGAAAAATGAACCGTCTTCAAACCCAGTGTGTCACCTGTCAGAGTCAGACACAGTGGGGACACATGTGTCCACCTGGAGGGCAAAGCTGTCCTCCTCAGCCTTGCACAGCTGTCTGCAAGAAATCCAGACGTCTAAACCGACATTTGTAGTCCAAAAAGTGTTCAACACTCTGCAGAAGAAAACCAGTCAAAGTCTGCACGATATTGCATCCACGG TAAAATATCCTTCTTATACAAGCTCTCTGCCATCCCTACACAACCACTTTAAAGAGAAGAGGAAAAGAGACCACGAAAGCTTGGAGAACGTATCTAAACGTTTGAAGCCAAGCATCACTGCAGAGGTCAACGTTAGCACAGATGAGTTTCACACCTTGCCTGAGGGTGTTCAGAATAGTCCTGTCCTCTCAGTAAAAAAGCAGCCCACAAGCAGGAGATTAAGCCGCACCCACAGACTGAAATGTGGGAGTGGGAGAGTACATCTGGTGAACAACTGTGAGTCAGATTCTGAATTGATGAATCACAGTAAATCAGAGACCGTGTCACCCAATGCCTCTGATTTCCAAAGAG AGTTCAGTTATGAGAATGTTCCTTGGACAGAAAAATACAGCCCTCAGCATTCAACTGAAGTCATTGGCAATTCAACAGCCGTGCATAAACTGCATAG CTGGTTGAAGAAATGGAAACTAAGAGCTGACTGTGATGACAGGAGAAAATTTGaggaaaaacaacatgaaaaaagcaatg ACTCATGGGACTGTGGAGACTTTCAGAATGAGGTGGGATCAGAGGACACCAGAGAGGAGCCTCTGTGTAACACCATGCTGATTACAGGACCTCCAGGGGTCGGAAAGACTGCCTCGGTGTACGCCTGCGCTGTTGAGCTTGGTTTCAAG GTATTTGAGGTTAACTGCTCCTCACAGCGCAATGGCCGCCAAGTTTTGTACCAGCTGAAGGAAGCAACACAGTCCCACCTGGTGGAGACATCAGGAAAAGACTCACTAAAACCAGCCTTCTTCAGCAACTTCAACACCAGCAGCTGCCCAGCTAAACCTGACAGTTTACCCG caaaaactgTGGTTTCCAGAAATGTGATCTCTACTTCAAAAAAGAAACCATCACAGAACAGAAGGGGAAAAGCTAATCCAGCCACAGCCACTTTGACCAACTACTTCAAGATGAAGGCCAAAGCAGATTGCTTGCACTGGGGTGGCCCGTCATTATCTGACAAACCAGACAGCAAGACATTCAATGAGCCATCACCAGACTCTGATCAAACAGTGCCGCAGAACAAAAAGGCAGCCACATCACTCATTCTGTTTGAGGAG GTCGATGTCATATTTGATGATGATGTGGGATTCCTCATAGCCATCAAGACTTTCATGACAACCACTAAAAGGCCAGTTATTCTGACCACCAATG ATCATTTATTCCGAGAGAGGTTCAACTGCAGTTTAGAGGAAATTGTTTTCAAACCCCTCTCAGTG GCGGATGTCTGTAGCTACCTGCAGTTGGTGTGTTTGACTGAGAATGTGAAGCTGGATTTAGATGACGTCATCAGCCTCTTCAGACTGACACGAGGTGACATCAGACGCTGCCTGTTGCAGCTACAGTTCTGGGCAAACAGCAGCAGAGGCCTGTCAAAGGATCCTAGAG GTTGTAGTGGCTGCACTGCCAACATGCTGGGTCTTCAAACTGTGACTCAAAACAATCTACTGCAGCTCCTAGAT CAGTTGTGGACAGAAGCACAAATGAGTAAATTCCTGAAGCCCCTACTTGAGAGCTGGAGAACAGCTGTACCCCTTCTGTACTCCAATCTGGAACTTCTTCTATTCAAAGACAGACCTATCCTGGTTAAGGCAACATTTCCTGGACCACACATTGAGTTAGCCGCCCCTAACACCCATGTTGACACAAAAAAACTGGAAGGGAATGTCTGTCAACAGCCAACTTTACCCAGCAGCAACTCTGTTAAGAACATCTCCAGGCTTAGCAGAAGAAAGCATGTTTCTATTATTGTGAATGGTGCAAAAAAAACTCACAGGAAATCTGCTCCACTGAGCCAGACTCATCAAAGAGCCCAGAGTTCAGACAGCAACACTGAACAAAGAGCAAACAGAGTGGAAGCCAACTGTTTAGGGGCTTTGACTGACTTGTTTGATCTCATGTCATACCTCGATGCAACACTGCCAGCAGCACAACCACTTATTTCAGGCCCGTGCCACCCAGGGGAGTCATTCTGGGCAGGAGCAGAGATACGGGATGGACTGCTGGATGAGATGGCAGAGGAAGATGTGAAGAGTTGTAGCCAAGAGAGGCTGTTGGAGATTCAGGCAGCTGTGGAGGGTTTGGGGTTTCACAGGTGCTGGCAGCAGGTGTCTGAGGTGTGGACTGAAGCCCAGCGATGCAGGCAGGACTCAGTGAGATGGTCAGCCCCAGCCTCTTCCAATAAACAaaaagttagttttagttttcaacCTTTGCATTTGTCAAG TGCATCTAAAAAGAGATATGACCTAAACAGGACAGTGCTCAGTTGTCGACCCTTCAGCCTGATGGGAAACAGACAAGCCATCAGCGTTGACTACATGCCagtcatctgtctcatctgtcgCTCTCACAAGGAACAGAAACAGCAAAAGAAAGATGACACAGAAAG GTGTCTGAAGTATTTCAGCCACTTGGACGTGGGGCTGTCAAGATCAACACTTCGACTCCTTGTAGAAGATGTCTCCTTAAGATAA
- the atad5b gene encoding ATPase family AAA domain-containing protein 5b isoform X1, with translation MNVENSVMRNKLKLNKKCKDGAYPREDKTQETEVVVPSSKHSENNKYDANTVYPQQELRKTCRTEDTKIAPIFLCSSQFRKSKKTSDGKLDLYVDKPKKQVLPSENSHLQHVKNEPSSNPVCHLSESDTVGTHVSTWRAKLSSSALHSCLQEIQTSKPTFVVQKVFNTLQKKTSQSLHDIASTVKYPSYTSSLPSLHNHFKEKRKRDHESLENVSKRLKPSITAEVNVSTDEFHTLPEGVQNSPVLSVKKQPTSRRLSRTHRLKCGSGRVHLVNNCESDSELMNHSKSETVSPNASDFQREFSYENVPWTEKYSPQHSTEVIGNSTAVHKLHSWLKKWKLRADCDDRRKFEEKQHEKSNDSWDCGDFQNEVGSEDTREEPLCNTMLITGPPGVGKTASVYACAVELGFKVFEVNCSSQRNGRQVLYQLKEATQSHLVETSGKDSLKPAFFSNFNTSSCPAKPDSLPAKTVVSRNVISTSKKKPSQNRRGKANPATATLTNYFKMKAKADCLHWGGPSLSDKPDSKTFNEPSPDSDQTVPQNKKAATSLILFEEVDVIFDDDVGFLIAIKTFMTTTKRPVILTTNDHLFRERFNCSLEEIVFKPLSVADVCSYLQLVCLTENVKLDLDDVISLFRLTRGDIRRCLLQLQFWANSSRGLSKDPRGCSGCTANMLGLQTVTQNNLLQLLDQQLWTEAQMSKFLKPLLESWRTAVPLLYSNLELLLFKDRPILVKATFPGPHIELAAPNTHVDTKKLEGNVCQQPTLPSSNSVKNISRLSRRKHVSIIVNGAKKTHRKSAPLSQTHQRAQSSDSNTEQRANRVEANCLGALTDLFDLMSYLDATLPAAQPLISGPCHPGESFWAGAEIRDGLLDEMAEEDVKSCSQERLLEIQAAVEGLGFHRCWQQVSEVWTEAQRCRQDSVRWSAPASSNKQKVSFSFQPLHLSSASKKRYDLNRTVLSCRPFSLMGNRQAISVDYMPVICLICRSHKEQKQQKKDDTERCLKYFSHLDVGLSRSTLRLLVEDVSLR, from the exons ATGAATGTGGAGAACTCTGTAAtgagaaacaaactaaaactaaacaaaaagtgTAAAGATGGAGCGTACCCAAGAGAAGATAAAACGCAGGAGACCGAGGTAGTGGTACCCTCATCAAAACATtcagaaaataacaaatatgACGCAAATACTGTTTATCCGCAACAGGAGCTGAGGAAGACCTGTAGGACAGAAGATactaaaattgcacctattttctTGTGCTCGTCGCAGTTCAGAAAAAGTAAAAAGACAAGCGATGGCAAGCTGGATTTGTATGTAGATAAGCCTAAGAAACAAGTGCTCCCTTCCGAAAATAGTCACTTACAGCATGTGAAAAATGAACCGTCTTCAAACCCAGTGTGTCACCTGTCAGAGTCAGACACAGTGGGGACACATGTGTCCACCTGGAGGGCAAAGCTGTCCTCCTCAGCCTTGCACAGCTGTCTGCAAGAAATCCAGACGTCTAAACCGACATTTGTAGTCCAAAAAGTGTTCAACACTCTGCAGAAGAAAACCAGTCAAAGTCTGCACGATATTGCATCCACGG TAAAATATCCTTCTTATACAAGCTCTCTGCCATCCCTACACAACCACTTTAAAGAGAAGAGGAAAAGAGACCACGAAAGCTTGGAGAACGTATCTAAACGTTTGAAGCCAAGCATCACTGCAGAGGTCAACGTTAGCACAGATGAGTTTCACACCTTGCCTGAGGGTGTTCAGAATAGTCCTGTCCTCTCAGTAAAAAAGCAGCCCACAAGCAGGAGATTAAGCCGCACCCACAGACTGAAATGTGGGAGTGGGAGAGTACATCTGGTGAACAACTGTGAGTCAGATTCTGAATTGATGAATCACAGTAAATCAGAGACCGTGTCACCCAATGCCTCTGATTTCCAAAGAG AGTTCAGTTATGAGAATGTTCCTTGGACAGAAAAATACAGCCCTCAGCATTCAACTGAAGTCATTGGCAATTCAACAGCCGTGCATAAACTGCATAG CTGGTTGAAGAAATGGAAACTAAGAGCTGACTGTGATGACAGGAGAAAATTTGaggaaaaacaacatgaaaaaagcaatg ACTCATGGGACTGTGGAGACTTTCAGAATGAGGTGGGATCAGAGGACACCAGAGAGGAGCCTCTGTGTAACACCATGCTGATTACAGGACCTCCAGGGGTCGGAAAGACTGCCTCGGTGTACGCCTGCGCTGTTGAGCTTGGTTTCAAG GTATTTGAGGTTAACTGCTCCTCACAGCGCAATGGCCGCCAAGTTTTGTACCAGCTGAAGGAAGCAACACAGTCCCACCTGGTGGAGACATCAGGAAAAGACTCACTAAAACCAGCCTTCTTCAGCAACTTCAACACCAGCAGCTGCCCAGCTAAACCTGACAGTTTACCCG caaaaactgTGGTTTCCAGAAATGTGATCTCTACTTCAAAAAAGAAACCATCACAGAACAGAAGGGGAAAAGCTAATCCAGCCACAGCCACTTTGACCAACTACTTCAAGATGAAGGCCAAAGCAGATTGCTTGCACTGGGGTGGCCCGTCATTATCTGACAAACCAGACAGCAAGACATTCAATGAGCCATCACCAGACTCTGATCAAACAGTGCCGCAGAACAAAAAGGCAGCCACATCACTCATTCTGTTTGAGGAG GTCGATGTCATATTTGATGATGATGTGGGATTCCTCATAGCCATCAAGACTTTCATGACAACCACTAAAAGGCCAGTTATTCTGACCACCAATG ATCATTTATTCCGAGAGAGGTTCAACTGCAGTTTAGAGGAAATTGTTTTCAAACCCCTCTCAGTG GCGGATGTCTGTAGCTACCTGCAGTTGGTGTGTTTGACTGAGAATGTGAAGCTGGATTTAGATGACGTCATCAGCCTCTTCAGACTGACACGAGGTGACATCAGACGCTGCCTGTTGCAGCTACAGTTCTGGGCAAACAGCAGCAGAGGCCTGTCAAAGGATCCTAGAG GTTGTAGTGGCTGCACTGCCAACATGCTGGGTCTTCAAACTGTGACTCAAAACAATCTACTGCAGCTCCTAGAT CAGCAGTTGTGGACAGAAGCACAAATGAGTAAATTCCTGAAGCCCCTACTTGAGAGCTGGAGAACAGCTGTACCCCTTCTGTACTCCAATCTGGAACTTCTTCTATTCAAAGACAGACCTATCCTGGTTAAGGCAACATTTCCTGGACCACACATTGAGTTAGCCGCCCCTAACACCCATGTTGACACAAAAAAACTGGAAGGGAATGTCTGTCAACAGCCAACTTTACCCAGCAGCAACTCTGTTAAGAACATCTCCAGGCTTAGCAGAAGAAAGCATGTTTCTATTATTGTGAATGGTGCAAAAAAAACTCACAGGAAATCTGCTCCACTGAGCCAGACTCATCAAAGAGCCCAGAGTTCAGACAGCAACACTGAACAAAGAGCAAACAGAGTGGAAGCCAACTGTTTAGGGGCTTTGACTGACTTGTTTGATCTCATGTCATACCTCGATGCAACACTGCCAGCAGCACAACCACTTATTTCAGGCCCGTGCCACCCAGGGGAGTCATTCTGGGCAGGAGCAGAGATACGGGATGGACTGCTGGATGAGATGGCAGAGGAAGATGTGAAGAGTTGTAGCCAAGAGAGGCTGTTGGAGATTCAGGCAGCTGTGGAGGGTTTGGGGTTTCACAGGTGCTGGCAGCAGGTGTCTGAGGTGTGGACTGAAGCCCAGCGATGCAGGCAGGACTCAGTGAGATGGTCAGCCCCAGCCTCTTCCAATAAACAaaaagttagttttagttttcaacCTTTGCATTTGTCAAG TGCATCTAAAAAGAGATATGACCTAAACAGGACAGTGCTCAGTTGTCGACCCTTCAGCCTGATGGGAAACAGACAAGCCATCAGCGTTGACTACATGCCagtcatctgtctcatctgtcgCTCTCACAAGGAACAGAAACAGCAAAAGAAAGATGACACAGAAAG GTGTCTGAAGTATTTCAGCCACTTGGACGTGGGGCTGTCAAGATCAACACTTCGACTCCTTGTAGAAGATGTCTCCTTAAGATAA